Proteins from a genomic interval of Narcine bancroftii isolate sNarBan1 chromosome 12, sNarBan1.hap1, whole genome shotgun sequence:
- the LOC138746976 gene encoding zinc finger CCCH domain-containing protein 10-like, whose protein sequence is MSENDTDNLVNSGKYEAGKSKRNVCRDFLRNVCTRGKNCRYFHPDNTEASDLADVRNDADNLVNIANDEVGKSNQNICRDFLRNICNRGKNCRYFHPDDIEASDLADIRNNIDNLVNVGNDEAVKSKLNICRDFLRNLCSRGKNCRYFHPDDIEVSNHPDLSEDTDNLVNNSKYEASKNKRNVCRDFLRNVCTRGKNCRYFHPDNIEAYDVGEMRHDSIFCQYFQNSKCTRENCTFIHGTKSEENYYNKTGKLPAHLQKTVAVTFGLSPSNLPLITKEVPFCRDFLKGKCRRGSKCKFQHLKRDDNDNKSTEKVSQNKEASPEICRYDRLDDLYETEKCDYDQNPKRKRMEGLRFEVFDYSTPNLRPVEVNFLEEENHILRKRNEELKKQVTSLKITNEVLLEQNSDLRKQVKLGFLTTGTDPIQPPTFTNYNHSIVETHTTLSKQTLKSQSLSHQELIAQARAHNALCSEATSQSPPLLSAALSTPYTQGIASPVSIAPIAIPVAPVAVTQSLPGIAMSYTATQMVSYPNASQNMRFLCRAEES, encoded by the coding sequence ATGTCCGAGAACGACACTGATAATTTAGTCAACAGCGGCAAATATGAGGCTGGCAAGAGCAAACGGAATGTTTGCCGAGACTTTCTGCGCAATGTCTGCACCCGTGGTAAGAATTGCAGGTACTTCCACCCTGACAATACTGAGGCCTCCGACCTCGCCGACGTAAGGAACGACGCTGATAATTTAGTCAACATTGCTAATGATGAAGTCGGCaagagcaatcagaatatttgcCGAGACTTTCTGCGCAATATCTGCAATCGTGGTAAGAATTGCAGGTATTTCCATCCAGATGACATTGAGGCTTCCGACCTCGCTGACATAAGGAACAACATTGATAATTTAGTCAACGTTGGCAATGACGAAGCTGTTAAAAGCAAACTGAACATTTGCCGAGACTTTCTGCGCAATCTCTGCAGTCGTGGTAAGAATTGCAGGTATTTTCACCCAGATGACATTGAGGTCTCCAACCATCCTGACCTAAGTGAGGATACTGATAATTTAGTCAATAATAGCAAATATGAGGCTAGCAAAAACAAACGGAATGTTTGTCGTGACTTTCTGCGCAATGTCTGCACCCGTGGTAAGAATTGCAGGTACTTTCACCCTGACAATATTGAGGCCTATGATGTAGGTGAGATGCGGCACGATTCTATCTTTTGTCAGTACTTTCAGAATAGTAAATGTACCCGTGAGAACTGCACGTTCATTCATGGGACAAAGAGTGAGGAGAATTACTACAATAAAACAGGAAAGCTTCCTGCTCACTTGCAAAAAACGGTGGCTGTGACTTTTGGGCTCTCACCCTCCAATTTGCCTCTTATTACAAAGGAAGTCCCGTTCTGCCGTGACTTTCTGAAAGGAAAATGCCGAAGAGGGTCCAAGTGTAAATTTCAGCACTTGAAACGTGATGACAATGACAacaaaagtacagaaaaagtgtCACAAAATAAAGAAGCCTCTCCTGAAATCTGTCGATATGACCGTTTGGATGACCTATATGAGACTGAGAAATGTGATTACGACCAAAacccaaaaagaaaaagaatggaaGGCCTGCGGTTTGAAGTGTTTGATTACAGCACACCCAATTTACGTCCAGTTGAAGTGAATTTTTTAGAGGAGGAAAACCATATACTCAGAAAGCGCAATGAAGAGCTCAAGAAGCAGGTGACAAGCCTAAAGATTACAAATGAGGTACTTCTGGAACAAAACTCTGATCTACGCAAGCAAGTGAAGCTGGGGTTCCTGACCACAGGGACCGACCCAATTCAACCACCAACTTTTACCAATTATAATCATAGTATAGTAGAAACTCACACTACACTCAGCAAACAGACCTTGAAATCACAGTCTCTTTCTCATCAGGAATTGATTGCGCAAGCTCGAGCTCATAATGCTTTGTGCTCTGAAGCTACATCCCAAAGTCCACCCCTTCTTAGTGCTGCTCTTTCTACACCTTATACCCAAGGGATAGCTTCACCAGTCTCAATAGCACCAATCGCCATCCCAGTTGCACCGGTGGCAGTGACGCAGTCACTCCCAGGAATTGCCATGAGTTACACAGCTACTCAAATGGTCAGTTATCCAAATGCATCACAAAATATGAGGTTCCTCTGTCGTGCAGAGGAGAGTTGA